The stretch of DNA CAATAGGGATAAGGCTGGGATAATTAAAACCTGCTTGTTCAACTTTTTGTTGAATCTCTTCAGGAGGTAAATTGAGAATTTGGGCTAATATTTGCTTAATTTGTGACCAATTACCTTGTTTTTGAGCCTTAGGCCACACATAAGCAGAATGAGAAAGACGAGTAGTCGCTAAAACTTTGCCTTTGCGGTCAAAAATGTTAGCTCTAACTGGTGGTTTAGGGACGAGCCGAATTCGATTATCTTCTGCTTTAGCTTGATTAATTTCTCCTTGTTCTAATTGCAAATAAGCTAAACGCCAAACAATTCCTCCAAACAAAAACGCCGTGATTGAGATAGTAATCACTATAGACTGAAATTGTCGCCCAACAGTACGCACATTTTCTTGACGTTTAGTTTTAGACAAAGAACTAAGAGTAGTCATAAAAATAAGAATTCACAATTAAATAAAGAAAAAATAGGGTTACTGTATCAAATCACTTACAACTCTATAATTCCCATTATTGGGTTAAATGCTGACAGAGTTGATCAACTCTATATTTAGATTTACGAAAAATATGCAAATAATCCTCATTTAGCTGGCCAACAAATTTATTCAGTAAAGTAATTTTGCCTAATAAGCCAACTGCATCTCCAAAGGTAACGATATCCAATTTTACTTAATATTTTTTTAAGCTGCTTAAAAATGATTTAAGCTAATCTTATGACTAGAAGGAAAGAGAAGTAATTTTCAACGTTTTGTTTACTATATTTTTATGACCAAAAGAAACAGGTTACAAGCCTTTTCTTAAAAGAAAAAAAATCTCAATCAGGCGAGGTTTACGTTGCCGTCCCTTCATTTGAGAAAACCTCAAATGCTTGAGAAGTCCGTGGCGGGGAAGACCTCTCACTTTTAGAGTAGTAACTGATAACTGGTAACTTTGCGCAAAAAAAGGTGCGTTCATTACGCACCCAACCAATTCGATAGTCAAACCTCAAAGTATGATAATCTTCACTGATTTTTTACTTTCATAATGTCCATCAGTTACTTTTCTGCAAAAAACTTGGACGAGGAAATTACAACTTGATGAAGTTTACCAAAAAGCGATCTCGCTCCCAGCGAGGCGCATTCGCGATCGCTCTTTGGCTAGCTCAAAATTGTGTGATTGGCAGTTTTGTTTTGAAACTCGATCTCAATTTAAACATAGAGTTAATAAAATTTTTTCCGTATTTGTAATGAGGCGGTCAGTATTTTCCCTTGATAAACTGACGCTATCTTTACATTAAGGAATAACTTTACCGAGAAAGTATTCATGTCTGAAGCAATATCTTCAACTCAAGTTACTTTAGCTCATTTGATTCCTGCTCCTTTTGTTTTACAGGTAGGAAAAGCTTTGCATGAAGAAGGAATGCTAGCTCGTTTTGCTACTACTTTTGTCAAACAACCTCAGGCGAAATGGCAAAAAGCTTTGTGTCAATTGGCAAAAACAGTTCAGTTTGATTTAGCACGACAAATATCTCGTAGAGAAGTTTCTGAAATCCCTCTATTTTTAGTTAAAGATCATCCTTGGAGAGAATTAACTCGTTTATTAGTATCTCGAATAGACAATCAAAAAATTTTGACAGATGCTATATTTCACTGGGAACTGATGGACTTTGATCGCTGGGTTGCTCGTGAAAATATTGAAGCAAGTAATGTTGTTTATGGTTACGAATATGGTTGCCTAGATACTTTTAAAACGGCTAAACAACAAGGAATAGCTACAATATATGATCTTCCCTCTCCAGAACACGATTTTTCTGAAAATATTATTCATCAAGAAATAGCTAATTATTCAGAATTAAATACCTCTTACCGACAATATACAAGAAAACGTCAACAAATACGTACTCAAAGACGCATAGAAGAATGGAAATTAGCAGATTTAGTGATTGCTAATTCAGAATTTACTAAAAACTCTTATGCCAATGCAGGATTAAATGTAGATAAAGTTAGAGTAGTTCCCTATGGCGCACCTCCAGTATGTTCTGAAATAATTGAGAAGGGAAGTAATGATCATAAACCAGTAAATTTTTTGTGGGCTGGTACATTTAGTATCCGCAAAGGAGCGCATTATTTATTAGCTGCTTGGGAAAAACTTGAAGCTAAATCCCTAGCTAGGCTTAAGGTTTTTGGGGCAATGGGTTTACCATCTTTACTTGTTAAAAATATACCTGATTCAATTGAATTATCTGGTACTGTCCCTCGCTCAGAATTATACAAACAATATCAACAAGCAGACATACTAGTTTTTCCTACTCTCTGTGATGGCTTTGGTATGGTTGTAACAGAGGCTTTTGCTCAAGGATTACCAGTAATTACAACAGACCGCGCTGGTGCAGCAGATTTAATTCGTCATGGGGAAAACGGTTTAATTGTCCCTGCGGGAAATGCAGAAGCTTTAGCAGAAGCTTTGGAATGGTGTCTGAATAATCGTCAAGAACTAAAAAAGATGGGTCAGGCAGCGTTAGAAACGGCAGCTAATTGGCAGTGGTCTGATTATCGTCGCGCCATAGTAGATAACTTAGAAAGTGGTTTACAAGTGGCTGGCTATAGTTTATGAAGGCTCGAATTGTCTGATTAGTCTTGGTCATGTAGTCTCTAACCCCCGACTAGTTAAAAAATTAATTTACTAATATTCTTTGAAGGAAATATTTATGTTAAAGAAAAAAATTAAATTCATTTTAGATAAAACTAACATTTACTCTTATATAAAATATTCTGATTTATATGATTTATATTTGTATCTTTTTTGGAGAAGTCACTGGAAAAAATTCTTAAAGGTAGTCTCTTTTTTTGAAAATTTAATAGGAGTAGATTCTCTAATATTTGATATAGGAGCAAATCAGGGAAGTAAAACAGACGTTTATCGGAGATTTGCAAAACAAGTTGTTTGTATAGAGCCAGACAAAAAAAGTGTAAATGTATTAAAAAAAAGATTTAAAAACAGAAGTAATATAGAAATTATGTCAGTAGCAATAGGTAATAATGTAGGCAAAGCAACTTTCTATATACATAAAGAAGGCTCTTGTTACAATACAATGAATCTCAAACAGAAAAATTCTCTTGAAGAGAAAAGTCAATCAGACATTTCAGAAAAGATTGCCTTCAATGATTCCTATGAAGTTGAGATGGTTACATTAGATAATTTAATTAAAAAATGGGGAATACCTAAATATATTAAATTAGATGTAGAAGGATATGAGCTTTATGCTCTTCAAGGACTAAATTATCCAGTAGAATTTATTTCTTTTGAAGCAAACTTACCTGTTTTTATTAATGAAACTATAGAATGTATCAATCTGATCAAAAAACTTTCTTCTTCAGCAAAGTATAAGTTTTCTACTCAAGAAGGTTTTACTGGAGAGCTATCAGCTTGGTTAACTTACGAAGAAATACTTAGTTTTATTAGTAATACCAACTTACCTTTTCTTGAAATTATGGCTTGTTTAAAATTTGAAAATGCCTAAATCAATGTAGATTATTTTGATAAAAGTTATCAAGGCAAATTATTTTTTATATCCATAGTTTATTTAATATATTATTATGGCATCATTAATTAGCGAACAAATTAAATATAGTAGCAATTATACTTTAGAAAATTCTTTGAAATCTGCTTTATTTGTTTCTAATTTAGTTTATTTGAATCGAGAATCTGCTGGAGGAGCGCAAATTTGTACACAAGAATATATTGAAACTATAGAAGCAGCAGGATTTTCCCTTTCTATTGTTACATACAAAACCAACCGAGGAATATTAACCCAATTAAAAAATAAAATATGGAATCAGCCTTATGGAAATTTTATTCCTACTGAATTGATCGATATTATTGTCAATGAAGCTAATACAAAAAAAGCTGCTTATATTTTTTTAAATCAAGTAGAACTAGGTCACATAGCTAAAGAGCTTAGAAAAAAAATTGATTCAACCTGCCGTATTGTTGTCTTATCTCATGGGTTAGAAAGTACTGATATTTTTCATGGTATCCGAACTAAAAATATTCAAAACAGTTTTAATCAAGTCACTTTTAACGATGTACGGATCTTAGGCAAAAGTCTAATTCAAGAGGGAATTCACCGTCAATATATTGATTATGTATTTTGTCTTTCTCCTTTAGATGTCCAAATAGAACGCTGGCTAGGAGCAAAAAATGTAATTTGGATACCACGTACTATAAAGGTTGAGTCAATTTCTTGGCAACCTCAATATTCTCGGATAGGATTTGTTGGAACTATTAATCATCATCCTAGTTTAGAAGGTTTGGTGTTATTCCTTGAAGCTTTTGAAAAAATAGCTCCTTTTGGAGTAAGTTTGAGACTAGTT from Stanieria cyanosphaera PCC 7437 encodes:
- a CDS encoding glycosyltransferase family 4 protein, giving the protein MSEAISSTQVTLAHLIPAPFVLQVGKALHEEGMLARFATTFVKQPQAKWQKALCQLAKTVQFDLARQISRREVSEIPLFLVKDHPWRELTRLLVSRIDNQKILTDAIFHWELMDFDRWVARENIEASNVVYGYEYGCLDTFKTAKQQGIATIYDLPSPEHDFSENIIHQEIANYSELNTSYRQYTRKRQQIRTQRRIEEWKLADLVIANSEFTKNSYANAGLNVDKVRVVPYGAPPVCSEIIEKGSNDHKPVNFLWAGTFSIRKGAHYLLAAWEKLEAKSLARLKVFGAMGLPSLLVKNIPDSIELSGTVPRSELYKQYQQADILVFPTLCDGFGMVVTEAFAQGLPVITTDRAGAADLIRHGENGLIVPAGNAEALAEALEWCLNNRQELKKMGQAALETAANWQWSDYRRAIVDNLESGLQVAGYSL
- a CDS encoding FkbM family methyltransferase; translation: MLKKKIKFILDKTNIYSYIKYSDLYDLYLYLFWRSHWKKFLKVVSFFENLIGVDSLIFDIGANQGSKTDVYRRFAKQVVCIEPDKKSVNVLKKRFKNRSNIEIMSVAIGNNVGKATFYIHKEGSCYNTMNLKQKNSLEEKSQSDISEKIAFNDSYEVEMVTLDNLIKKWGIPKYIKLDVEGYELYALQGLNYPVEFISFEANLPVFINETIECINLIKKLSSSAKYKFSTQEGFTGELSAWLTYEEILSFISNTNLPFLEIMACLKFENA
- a CDS encoding glycosyltransferase: MASLISEQIKYSSNYTLENSLKSALFVSNLVYLNRESAGGAQICTQEYIETIEAAGFSLSIVTYKTNRGILTQLKNKIWNQPYGNFIPTELIDIIVNEANTKKAAYIFLNQVELGHIAKELRKKIDSTCRIVVLSHGLESTDIFHGIRTKNIQNSFNQVTFNDVRILGKSLIQEGIHRQYIDYVFCLSPLDVQIERWLGAKNVIWIPRTIKVESISWQPQYSRIGFVGTINHHPSLEGLVLFLEAFEKIAPFGVSLRLVGGESIETKNLIQRFPIIEYLGRLSNQDLKKEAGTWNCFIHPIFCYPRGCSTKLATALSWQIPIVTTPAGCRGYSWKTGKLSLAETPESMANLVLQMLNPEVAQINQKEVVSVSTTAPSIQEIGEKIREFLYELN